Proteins encoded within one genomic window of Macrotis lagotis isolate mMagLag1 chromosome 3, bilby.v1.9.chrom.fasta, whole genome shotgun sequence:
- the LOC141519452 gene encoding olfactory receptor 14I1-like produces the protein MSNFTIVTEFLLMEFADIRELQILHAILFFLIYLATLMGNILTITAVVTDQHLHTPMYFFLSNLSLLDICYISVTLPKFIVNTMKGIQSISLLGCTAQIFFFLFFGSTEFAFLMTMSYDRFVAICHPLHYGVIITPAKCLWAAVGSWLTGIVYSALHTGNMFRLPFSGSNVIHQFFCDIPQILKVATLDVYNTEYLLLAISSCFLLLCFALLIISYAHIFSSVLKIPSVEGRYKALSTCSPHLIVLLLFLLSSIIAVLGPTSDKSSVQNLLIAMAYTVLPPFMNPIIYSLRNQNIKVVLIRIIKVVFFPRKNVSNTKKFKKIIMSLYC, from the coding sequence ATGAGCAACTTCACCATTGTCACAGAATTTCTCCTCATGGAATTTGCTGACATCAGAGAGCTGCAGATCTTACATGCAATATTGTTTTTCCTGATATATCTAGCAACATTAATGGGAAATATTCTCACCATCACTGCGGTTGTCACTGACCAACACCTCCATACTccaatgtacttttttttaagcaATTTGTCTCTATTGGACATCTGTTACATCTCAGTGACTCTTCCCAAATTCATTGTAAACACCATGAAGGGCATTCAATCCATTTCTCTTCTTGGATGTACTGctcagatatttttctttctcttcttcggATCAACAGAATTTGCTTTCCTCATGACCATGTCCTATGACCGCTTTGTGGCCATCTGCCATCCCCTGCACTATGGGGTCATCATAACACCAGCCAAATGTCTTTGGGCAGCAGTTGGCTCATGGCTCACTGGCATTGTCTATTCTGCCCTACACACAGGAAACATGTTCCGCTTGCCCTTCTCAGGATCCAATGTGATCCACCAATTTTTCTGTGATATTCCACAAATATTGAAAGTTGCAACTTTGGATGTATACAATACTGAATACCTACTCCTTGCCATaagttcatgttttcttttattgtgtTTTGCCCTTTTAATTATATCGTATGCTCACATCTTCTCTAGTGTACTCAAAATCCCCTCTGTGGAAGGACGCTATAAAGCTTTATCTACTTGCTCCCCTCACTTGATTGtccttctcttatttcttctttcttcaattaTTGCAGTCCTGGGACCAACATCAGATAAATCATCAGTTCAGAACCTCCTTATTGCAATGGCCTATACAGTACTACCTCCATTCATGAATCCCATCATTTATAGCCTGAGAAACCAGAATATCAAAGTTGTGCTGATTAGGATAATCAAGGTAGTATTTTTTCCCAGGAAGAATGTGTCTAACACTAAGAAATTTAAGAAGATAATTATGTCACTGTACTGCTGA